In the Desulfuromonas sp. DDH964 genome, AGCGGCCGGGGCCGGCGAGGCGGGGAAGCGCTTCTCCATCGTCGCCAATGAAGTCAAGCGCCTCGCCGAGCGTACCGTCGATGCCACCGGTCAGATCAAGACCCTGATCGAAGAAATCCAGAAGGCGACCAACTCGACGATCATGCTCACCGAGGAGGGGACCAAGGGGGTTGATAGCGCCAGCCACCTGGTTGCCCGCATCTCCGAGGAACTCGCCAACATCATCGCCATGGTCCAGGAGACGACCAGCGCCGCCCGCGAGATCAAGCTCTCGACCCAGCAGCAGACCACGGCCAGCGAGCAGATGGCGGAAACCATCGCCGAAGTGCGCGACGTCGCCGCCCAGGTCGCGGCGAGCGCCCAGGAGACGACCCAGTCGATCACCGAACTGACCGCCCTGGCCGAACGGCTCAAGAGCCTGGTCGAGGAAGAAGCCTGATCCGTGACGATCAAGAAGTACCTCGACATCTTCGCCCGTGAGGCCGAGGAGCACCTCCAGGCGCTGCGCCAGGGGAGCCTCGCCCTGGAGCAGGACGGCTTTACGCCCGAGCGGGTCCACGAGCTGCTGCGCAGCGCCCATACCCTGAAGGGGTCGGCGCGGATGCTCGATTTGCAGACCCTCGGCAAGGTGGCCCACGCCCTCGAAGAACTGCTCAAGGAGGTCGAGCAGGGGGAGCGGGAGGTCACCTCGGGACTGATCGACCTGCTGCTGGTGGCGGCCGACGCCCTTGAAGCGCTGGTCGCCCAGGCCCACGCCGGCGGGGAGATCGAGGTCAATGTCGACCTGGTGCTCGAAGGACTGGCGACCGGGGTGCTGCCCGAGGTGCCGGCGCCCCGGGAGGAGCCGACGCCCAGCCCCCGCCGCGAGACGGTCGAAAAGGATACCGTCCGCGCCAGCGTCGCCCGCCTCGACCAGATGGTCAATCTCCTCGGCGAGCTGCTCATCTCGCGCCGTGTGCTCGAAGAACACAACCGCCAGCTAGCCGGCGGGCTGCTGCGCCTCGAGACCTTTCTGCGCCGTCTGCGCAAGGCCGAAAATTACACCCTGCTGCGCAGCATCCTCGATGACCTCGGCCAGGTCTCCATGGCCCTTGAGGCCGATACCCTGGGCCTCTCCTGCCTTGCCGAGGAGCTGCACGGCGAAGCGATGGAGCTGCGCATGCTCCCCCTCGGGACGATCACCGAGGATTTGTCGCGCATGGTGCGCACCCTCGCCCGGGAGCAGGGGAAAGAGGCGCAGCTGGTGGTCAGCGGCGAGGAGGTGGAACTCGACCGGATGATGCTCGAAGCGTCCCGGCCGATGCTGCTGCACATGCTGCGCAACGCGGTCGATCATGGCATCGAAGAGATGTCCGAGCGGGTTGCAGCAGGCAAGCCTGAAGCCGGGCGCATTCAGCTCGCTGCCAGTACCGAGGGGGGATTCGTTCACCTGCGGCTGAGCGACGACGGCTGCGGCATCGATCCGCAGCGGGTACGCCAGGTGGCCATCAACCGCGGTCTGCTGAGCCCGGAGGAGGCGGCCGGACTGAGCGACGAGGAGGCGGTCTATCTGATCCTCCGCCCCGGATTCTCGACGCGGGAGATCGTCACCGACCTTTCCGGTCGCGGTGTCGGCATGGATGTGGTCAAGTCGCAGATCGATCGGGTCAAGGGGAACCTGGTGATCCACTCCCACCCCGGCAAGGGGACCGAGATGTTCCTCAAGCTCCCCCTGACGATGGCGGTGGTGACCGGCCTGGTGGTCGAGTGCGAAGGGGAGATCTACGCAGTGCCGCTGCACTACGTCAGCGAGATTGTGCGCCTTGCGGAGCGGGATATCCTCACCGAGGGGGGGCAGGAGGTGATCCGGGTGCGCGGCGCCACCC is a window encoding:
- a CDS encoding hybrid sensor histidine kinase/response regulator codes for the protein MTIKKYLDIFAREAEEHLQALRQGSLALEQDGFTPERVHELLRSAHTLKGSARMLDLQTLGKVAHALEELLKEVEQGEREVTSGLIDLLLVAADALEALVAQAHAGGEIEVNVDLVLEGLATGVLPEVPAPREEPTPSPRRETVEKDTVRASVARLDQMVNLLGELLISRRVLEEHNRQLAGGLLRLETFLRRLRKAENYTLLRSILDDLGQVSMALEADTLGLSCLAEELHGEAMELRMLPLGTITEDLSRMVRTLAREQGKEAQLVVSGEEVELDRMMLEASRPMLLHMLRNAVDHGIEEMSERVAAGKPEAGRIQLAASTEGGFVHLRLSDDGCGIDPQRVRQVAINRGLLSPEEAAGLSDEEAVYLILRPGFSTREIVTDLSGRGVGMDVVKSQIDRVKGNLVIHSHPGKGTEMFLKLPLTMAVVTGLVVECEGEIYAVPLHYVSEIVRLAERDILTEGGQEVIRVRGATLPLLPLPDLLGAARRSQIDIPGRATALVLNFREQQLACLVTRTVNVQELVVKGMGAQLKSVRFCTGATILGNGLPALILSVPDLFSAGLAGTSSQLRQDFAAQRAARTKGRVLVVDDSITTRTMEKNILETHGYQVTVAVCGEEALARLAEQPFDLMVSDVEMPGMTGFELTAKVRQIEALRELPVIIVTSLASDADRRKGIEVGAQAYIVKGAFDQGTLLETVESLIG